Proteins encoded in a region of the Diabrotica virgifera virgifera chromosome 4, PGI_DIABVI_V3a genome:
- the LOC114327929 gene encoding 3'-5' ssDNA/RNA exonuclease TatD: MAAQVENQDSELLDMEKYYENYILIDIGANLTNKKYGRDLDSVVQRAKDSGVRKIMVTGTSVKASKEALRLTRIYPDTLYSTAGIHPHDAKSYTDESWDELRLIASNAECVAVGECGLDYNRNFSDPEDQKLVFRKHIELAIEINKPVFVHERDAHDDLLKVLDEFSAKLPPVVIHCFTGTLEQALAYLDKGFYIGLTGYLCKDKSDVGVRKLLESGSLPLDRLVVETDSPFMYPNTRASKLPDHVKDSLTERSMMFLHRYCTFQRNEPCSLPAIVEMIAAFMKKKPEEVALATSFNSMKLFGLS, translated from the exons aTGGCAGCTCAAGTAGAAAACCAAGATTCAGAATTATTGGATATGGAGAAATACTATGAAAATTATATACTTATTGATATTGGTGCTAATTTAACTAATAAAAAGTATGGTAGAGATTTAGATTCTGTTGTACAAAGGGCTAAAGATTCGG GAGTTAGAAAAATTATGGTAACAGGGACATCAGTAAAAGCCAGCAAGGAAGCCTTAAGGTTAACTAGAATATATCCAGATACTCTATACTCTACAGCAG GGATACATCCACATGATGCCAAATCGTATACAGATGAATCTTGGGATGAATTAAGGCTAATAGCTAGCAATGCAGAATGTGTAGCTGTAGGAGAATGTGGATTGGACTACAACAGGAATTTCTCAGATCCAGAAGATCAAAAACTAGTATTCAGAAAACAT ATTGAATTAGCTATCGAAATAAACAAACCTGTATTTGTTCACGAACGAGATGCTCACGATGACTTATTGAAAGTTTTAGACGAATTTAGCGCCAAACTACCTCCAGTTGTGATACATTGCTTTACCGGTACTTTAGAGCAAGCCCTAGCGTATCTAGATAAAGGGTTTTACATAGGATTAACAG GCTACCTATGTAAAGACAAATCAGATGTTGGGGTACGAAAGCTCTTAGAATCCGGTTCTTTGCCTTTAGATCGACTAGTAGTTGAAACAGATTCACCTTTTATGTATCCTAATACACGTGCTTCGAAATTGCCAGATCATGTTAAAGACAGCTTAACGGAGAG ATCGATGATGTTCCTCCATCGCTACTGCACTTTCCAACGAAACGAACCTTGTTCACTACCTGCAATTGTCGAAATGATAGCAGCTTTTATGAAAAAGAAGCCCGAAGAGGTTGCTCTAGCGACTTCATTTAATTCGATGAAATTGTTTGGCCTATCGTAA